One part of the Arthrobacter tumbae genome encodes these proteins:
- a CDS encoding ImmA/IrrE family metallo-endopeptidase, with protein MATTREEAQAAREAKLDELHERLTGAVEQLVSGDDWGRALAFAARFRARSFSNILLIWAQHAAAFEAGRVPEPVPSYVAGYRQWQGLGRQVEKGQSGYMILAPVTGRFATATPSDPESWRRLGKGEKPRPGEVVRSKMITAKPAYVWDASQTAGDAIPEPPAPKLLEGEAPVGLWDGLAGLVEERGFTVLAVPHEGMIHGANGVTDYTAKTVAVRENMDPAAQVKTLAHELGHVLMHGPDQEDARQHRGIGEVEAESVALMIGAAHHMDTTGYTIPYVSTWAARVDGKEPVEIVKATGERVRKAALTILGQLDTAQVGDGTPPGLDRETPQRNQPSHERSAPERAASGRQVEPVPETGPRPVASAAVMQGRDL; from the coding sequence ATGGCTACGACACGGGAGGAAGCTCAGGCCGCGCGGGAGGCGAAGCTCGATGAGCTGCATGAGCGGCTGACCGGCGCGGTGGAACAGCTCGTCTCCGGCGACGACTGGGGCCGGGCGCTCGCGTTCGCGGCGCGGTTCAGGGCGAGATCGTTCTCCAACATCCTGTTGATCTGGGCACAGCATGCCGCGGCTTTCGAGGCAGGTCGGGTTCCGGAGCCGGTGCCGTCGTATGTGGCCGGGTATCGCCAGTGGCAGGGCCTGGGCCGGCAGGTGGAGAAGGGTCAGTCGGGGTACATGATCCTCGCCCCGGTCACCGGCCGCTTCGCCACCGCGACACCGTCTGACCCTGAGTCGTGGCGGCGACTCGGCAAGGGCGAGAAGCCCCGCCCCGGTGAGGTCGTGCGCTCGAAGATGATTACCGCCAAGCCCGCCTACGTGTGGGACGCCTCGCAGACTGCCGGTGATGCGATCCCGGAACCGCCCGCGCCGAAGTTGCTGGAAGGTGAAGCACCGGTCGGGTTGTGGGATGGTCTGGCCGGGCTGGTTGAGGAGCGCGGGTTCACCGTGCTGGCGGTGCCGCACGAGGGCATGATCCACGGCGCCAACGGCGTGACGGACTACACCGCGAAGACGGTCGCGGTCCGGGAGAACATGGACCCCGCCGCTCAGGTCAAGACGCTCGCTCACGAACTCGGGCACGTCCTGATGCACGGTCCTGACCAGGAGGATGCCCGCCAGCATCGCGGCATCGGGGAGGTGGAGGCCGAGTCGGTGGCGCTGATGATCGGCGCCGCCCATCACATGGACACGACCGGGTACACGATCCCGTACGTGTCGACCTGGGCTGCGCGGGTGGACGGCAAGGAACCGGTCGAGATCGTCAAGGCTACCGGCGAGCGGGTCCGCAAGGCCGCCCTGACGATCCTCGGTCAGCTCGACACCGCCCAGGTCGGTGACGGCACTCCGCCGGGTCTCGACCGTGAGACGCCGCAGCGCAACCAGCCATCCCATGAGCGCTCCGCACCCGAACGCGCAGCGTCGGGCAGGCAGGTCGAGCCCGTGCCCGAAACGGGTCCCCGGCCGGTGGCCAGCGCGGCCGTGATGCAGGGACGGGATCTGTGA
- a CDS encoding helix-turn-helix domain-containing protein: MVARTQSICRPVGPVAYDCVKLIFVRCGSAILLSEFGEKPVIVGDLVALGANTLCGSQPEGSITFTTLYLDRDYVIDQVFWQYAALLADRLDAQGFADELYSEPAQILHLGKERTGMLMPWLDELVSLSLDGLSPDRFYRMQALLFAVLDVIKPYMKTTQRRRSPTQRRATRPGPPSLRRFAPLRAEARQAAELLRDMPEQRWTLHELADTVHLSPSQLGRVFVDAYGKTPMTYLATLRAERLARLLRETDLPIEVAMREVGWHSRGHAARLFRQCVGASPTRYRQLVRQKALT, encoded by the coding sequence ATCGTTGCCCGCACCCAGAGCATCTGTCGCCCCGTTGGCCCCGTCGCGTACGACTGTGTGAAGCTCATCTTCGTCCGGTGCGGCTCAGCGATCCTCCTCAGCGAGTTCGGCGAGAAGCCCGTCATCGTTGGTGACCTCGTCGCACTCGGGGCGAACACTTTGTGCGGAAGTCAGCCCGAAGGCTCGATCACCTTTACCACCCTCTACCTCGACCGCGACTACGTGATCGATCAAGTGTTCTGGCAGTACGCCGCATTGCTGGCTGATCGGTTGGATGCGCAGGGCTTCGCCGATGAGCTGTACTCCGAGCCTGCACAGATACTTCACCTCGGTAAGGAGCGCACCGGGATGCTGATGCCGTGGTTGGATGAGCTGGTCTCGCTCAGCCTCGACGGACTGTCTCCAGACCGGTTCTACCGGATGCAAGCACTGCTGTTCGCTGTCCTCGACGTGATCAAGCCGTACATGAAGACCACGCAGAGACGGCGGTCCCCGACGCAGCGGAGGGCCACCCGTCCCGGTCCCCCATCGCTGCGTCGGTTCGCGCCGCTACGCGCCGAGGCCCGGCAAGCCGCCGAACTGCTGCGCGACATGCCTGAGCAGCGGTGGACACTCCACGAGCTTGCAGACACTGTGCATCTCTCGCCGTCTCAGCTCGGCCGGGTCTTCGTCGACGCCTACGGGAAAACGCCGATGACGTACTTGGCGACGCTGCGCGCCGAACGCCTGGCACGGTTGCTGCGTGAGACCGATCTGCCGATCGAGGTGGCGATGCGTGAGGTCGGCTGGCACAGCCGGGGTCACGCCGCGCGGCTGTTCCGCCAGTGTGTCGGAGCGAGCCCGACGCGGTATCGCCAGCTCGTCCGGCAGAAGGCACTGACCTGA